A window of Strix aluco isolate bStrAlu1 chromosome 2, bStrAlu1.hap1, whole genome shotgun sequence contains these coding sequences:
- the LPAR6 gene encoding LOW QUALITY PROTEIN: lysophosphatidic acid receptor 6 (The sequence of the model RefSeq protein was modified relative to this genomic sequence to represent the inferred CDS: inserted 1 base in 1 codon), with amino-acid sequence MVSSNCSTEDSFKYTLYGCIFSMVFVLGLIANCVAIYIFTCTLKVQNETTTYMLNLAISDLLFVFTLPFRIYYFVARNWPFGDILCKISVTLFYTNMYGSILFLTCISVDRFLAIVHPFRSKTLRTKRNAKIVCAAVWITVLAGSTPASFFQSTNRRNNTEQRTCFENFSEDTWKTYLSRIVIFIEIVGFFIPLILNVTCSTMVLRTLNKPLTLSRNKLSKKKVLKMIFVHLVIFCFCFVPYNVTLILYSLMRTQTWINCSVVTAVRAMYPVTLCIAVSNCCFDPIVYYFTSDXNSKFDKKEQVH; translated from the exons ATGGTAAGCTCTAATTGTTCCACTGAGGACTCCTTTAAATATACTTTATATGGGTGTATCTTTAGTATGGTGTTTGTTCTTGGCCTCATAGCAAACTGTGTTGCTATCTACATTTTTACCTGTACATTAAAAGTGCAAAATGAGACTACAACTTACATGCTTAATTTAGCAAtatcagatctgctttttgtGTTTACACTACCCTTCAGGATTTATTACTTTGTAGCAAGAAACTGGCCATTTGGAGACATTCTTTGCAAGATTTCTGTCACCCTCTTTTACACAAATATGTATGGGAGCATTTTATTTCTGACTTGCATAAGCGTAGATCGATTTTTAGCTATAGTACACCCCTTTCGATCTAAGACTCTCCGAACCAAAAGGAATGCAAAAATTGTCTGCGCTGCAGTGTGGATAACCGTGTTAGCGGGCAGCACACCAGCAAGCTTTTTTCAGTCTACAAACCGCCGTAATAATACTGAACAAAGAACGTGTTTTGAAAACTTTTCAGAGGACACATGGAAAACCTACCTATCCCGGATTGTTATCTTCATTgaaatagttgggttttttattccACTCATCTTGAACGTGACCTGCTCTACTATGGTCTTACGGACTTTGAATAAACCGCTTACATTAAGTCGGAATAAATTAAGCAAGAAAAAGGTACTCAAAATGATTTTTGTCCATTTGGTGATattctgtttctgctttgtgCCTTATAATGTTACCTTAATACTTTACTCCCTTATGAGAACACAGACCTGGATTAATTGTTCAGTGGTAACTGCAGTCAGGGCTATGTACCCCGTCACTCTGTGCATTGCCGTTTCAAACTGCTGTTTTGACCCTATAGTCTATTACTTTACATCAG ACAATTCAAAATTCGATAAAAAAGAACAGGTCCACTAG